One genomic window of Anthonomus grandis grandis chromosome 3, icAntGran1.3, whole genome shotgun sequence includes the following:
- the LOC126734123 gene encoding trypsin-like → MRKFNNIFIILIANLLLRTYAAVNEKEIIEHMSLTTDLKKKAKHVEPRILKGKKCSTEKYPFMVLIFELSESDGEWSQICGGSLINAYWVLTAAHCIRSRKTTYAVKYHLSYQTTKTILARIPFVHPFFHPVFLWNDIGLLRLVIPVTLSAHVAYVKLPTIDYKTDEPPCKISLVMGYGVTHTGKNAAITNLQCAEIPTISFQHCHDLYRKYHNISIEPKIICTLSSEGIDACQGDSGGPLLCSNVQYGIVSWSIGCGITTNPGIYTKVDRFLDFIRETQSKYDSAEHYDYDEYQYGKTALANHNHIIMYFFCYIFYFIA, encoded by the coding sequence atgagaaaatttaataatatttttattatacttattgCAAACCTATTATTACGTACCTATGCTGCTgtaaatgaaaaagaaataatagaACACATGTCATTAACCACGGACTTaaagaaaaaagcaaaacatGTTGAGCCCCGtatattaaaaggaaaaaaatgttcAACTGAAAAATATCCGTTTATGGTCTTAATTTTTGAACTATCAGAAAGTGATGGTGAATGGTCACAAATTTGTGGAGGATCACTTATAAATGCCTATTGGGTTCTTACTGCGGCTCATTGTATAAGAAGTCGAAAAACTACTTATGCAGTAAAATATCACTTAAGTTACCAAACAACCAAGACCATACTTGCAAGGATACCGTTCGTACATCCCTTTTTTCATCCAGTTTTTTTATGGAATGATATTGGTTTGTTACGATTAGTAATTCCAGTAACATTATCAGCACACGTGGCATATGTAAAACTACCCACGATTGATTATAAAACGGATGAACCACCTTGTAAAATATCCCTTGTGATGGGATATGGCGTTACACATACTGGTAAAAATGCAGCTATTACTAATTTACAATGCGCTGAAATCCCTACAATTTCATTTCAGCATTGTCACGATCTCTATCGGAAATACCACAATATATCTATTGAACCGAAAATCATTTGCACCCTTTCTTCAGAAGGAATAGATGCATGCCAAGGTGACTCTGGTGGGCCATTACTTTGTAGCAACGTCCAATATGGCATTGTTTCTTGGAGCATTGGTTGTGGAATTACGACAAATCCTGGAATTTATACCAAGGTAGACCGCTTTTTGGATTTTATTCGTGAAACCCAGTCTAAATATGACTCTGCTGAGCATTACGATTACGATGAATATCAATATGGTAAAACAGCACTCGCAAACCATAACcatataataatgtattttttctgttatatattttactttatagcCTAA